The nucleotide sequence TACAGCACTTAACCGCGGCGGAGTCCGAGCAGAAACTCACGGTTGCCGTCGGTGCCGACGATGGGGGAGTCCATCGTGCCAATGAGCGTCGAACCTTCGAGCTGGGTCAGGGCGAAGTCCTTCACCTCAGCCAAAACGCGCGCCTGCACCGCCTCGTCGCGGATGATACCACGACCCTTGTCGACCTCGGCTTTGCCGGCTTCAAACTGTGGTTTGACCAAGGCGATGAGGCGGCCTTGGGTCGCCACCAACGGCCACACCGCCGGCAGCACTTTGCGCAGCGAGATAAAGGACAGGTCCATCACGACCGCGTCGTAAAGGGCACGAGGCAGGTCGTCGGCCGTGATCGAACGGGCGTTGAGTTTCTCCAGATTGGTGACGCGGTCGTCATTGCGCAATTTGGCGTGGAGCTGGGCGCGACCGACGTCGACACACACCACGTCGGCGGCACCCGCTTGCAGAGCACAGTCGCTAAAGCCGCCGGTCGAGGCGCCGACGTCGAGCACGTGAGCGCCGGTGAGATTGATCGAAAATTGCTCGAGGAAGCCTTGGAGTTTCTCGCCACCACGACTGACGAAGCGGGGCGGTTGATCCACCTCCAGCGGAAGGTCGGATGGGTAGGTCTTGCCAGGTTTGTCGAGCCGTTCAGTGCCGAGGCGCACGCGACCGGCCATAATGAGCGCCTTGGCCTGGGCGCGGGAAGTGGCGAGGCCGCGCTCCACCAGCAACTCGTCGAGACGTTGTTTAGCGGCGTTACTCATGACGGACGCAGGATCTGGCGAACCGGAGACCAGCAGCTGGTGCGGCCACCGATTTCGGCGCGTTCGAGAGGCACGCCACTGCGCGGACAGGTGCCGCCGTCGCGCCAACGGTGGTTGAACAACCACGTGTCGGGGATGCCGACATTGAGGTCATGGGGGAGGTAGTCACCAGCTCCGGCGATGTTTTTCATGGCGTTGCGACAGACGGTGCGAATCTCGCGATAGAGCTGGGACACCTCGGGGGGCAACAAAGACCCGGCGGGCTGCGCCGGATGAATCTGAGCGCGCCAGAGAATTTCGTCGGCCATCCAATTGCCGATGCCGGGGAATCGTTCCTGCATGAGCAGCACAGCTTTGATCGGCGCGCGGGCACGTCGACGCAGGAAATCGCTCAAGGCGGTTTTGGTGAACGCGGCGGAAGTCAGTGCCGGGGCGATTTTCGTCCACCAATCCGGGGCTTCCGGTCCGGCGTGAAATCGCACGCCGCCGAACATGCGCGGGTCGGTGAAAACGAGGGCGTGTTTCGTGGTGTCGAGAATCAGATGATCGTGCTTGTCGGCGCGGTGGCCGGGCGGGGCGGCGGTGAGTTGCCCCGTCATTCCAAGGTGCACGCCCAGCCAGGACCCGTTGTCGAAACGAAAAACCATCTGCTTCGCGGCTGCCGTCGAATCCACCAGAGTTGCTCCGGTCAAAGCGCGACGAATCGTAGTGGCCGGGGCTTCGCGGAAGATCTTCTTGGCCGCATGAGCGCGCACCCGTGTCACCGCCTGGCCGACGGCGGCGAGGTGCCAGCGTTTGCGGTAAAAATCGACTTCGGCGAGTTCGGGCATGGAAGGTCAGGCCAACTCACCGCACCTCGATGCACAAGCCTGACCGGCGGTGAATTGATCTAGGCAACGCCCGGGAATTACGTTTCGATGAGAGCTGTGCCCCGCGATACTCCTCCCAAGCTAATCAATCCGCTCAAAGGTGTCAGTCAGCTCGGCCGCTGGTTGATGTCCAACATTACCAGCCCCAACCCGTTCGCCAGCGCCGGCACGTCCATGGCCGCACCGGGAGCGTCTCCGGGGATCGAATCCATGGCGGACCTCGACACCCCGCCGCCGCCGGACGTCGTGCGCGTGTATTGGTGTGACTTCAGTGAGGAGCGGATCGAGTGGCACGAAGGCACGACGGACGAGTTTCACGTCAGCAAACGACCGGATTGGGCCAAGCATCGCTGGATCAATGTCGATGGACTGCATCCGTATTCGGTTAATCAGATGCGCAAGAAGTATCACTTCCACACGCTCGCGGCGGAGGATGTGTTGCG is from Synoicihabitans lomoniglobus and encodes:
- a CDS encoding TlyA family RNA methyltransferase: MSNAAKQRLDELLVERGLATSRAQAKALIMAGRVRLGTERLDKPGKTYPSDLPLEVDQPPRFVSRGGEKLQGFLEQFSINLTGAHVLDVGASTGGFSDCALQAGAADVVCVDVGRAQLHAKLRNDDRVTNLEKLNARSITADDLPRALYDAVVMDLSFISLRKVLPAVWPLVATQGRLIALVKPQFEAGKAEVDKGRGIIRDEAVQARVLAEVKDFALTQLEGSTLIGTMDSPIVGTDGNREFLLGLRRG
- a CDS encoding Fpg/Nei family DNA glycosylase, which codes for MPELAEVDFYRKRWHLAAVGQAVTRVRAHAAKKIFREAPATTIRRALTGATLVDSTAAAKQMVFRFDNGSWLGVHLGMTGQLTAAPPGHRADKHDHLILDTTKHALVFTDPRMFGGVRFHAGPEAPDWWTKIAPALTSAAFTKTALSDFLRRRARAPIKAVLLMQERFPGIGNWMADEILWRAQIHPAQPAGSLLPPEVSQLYREIRTVCRNAMKNIAGAGDYLPHDLNVGIPDTWLFNHRWRDGGTCPRSGVPLERAEIGGRTSCWSPVRQILRPS